Within Sorangiineae bacterium MSr11367, the genomic segment TGCACCGAGGTTTGCCCGGCCAACTTGGGTGCGGAGGGGTTCGAGATATCGTAGATCTGAAACGGCGTCGTGCCGTTGTTTCCGTAATAGTAGTAGCTGCCCGGCGACAGGTACATGCGCGCGCCGTCGAAGCGCGCGGTCACCGACCATCCCGTCGAAGGGATGGTTAGCTCCGACGCACGAACCGGCACGTCGGGATTCTGGAAGTCCACGGTGGAGAGCACGTAGCGGCCGTCCTGACCTCCGCAGTACGCACCGCCGCATCCGAGCAAGTGGGCATAGCGCTTGTCGGCAAAGTCGATGTTCCAGCGCCCGTTGTCGGCGCCCCATCCCTGCACCGAGCCGTTCACCTCGATGCGTCCGCGCACGCCGATGGTGCCGAGGGGATCCGAGATATCGAGGTAAACGAGCTCGCTGCGGCCCGTGGGCTGGCTCCACGGCTGCGAAGGGTCGGACGGGATGTCGTGCGCTAGCATGATGCTGCTGTCGGTGACATTGAAGACCGAGCTGTAGCCGTCGAACGTGTGCGAACCCTTTTGCGAGATGACACCTCCGGCAAAGTTCACGCTGCTGACCACGACCTTGGGCCCGTGGCTCGAGGTGGTCGACGCTCCAACGGCGTCCCAACCGTAGTACCAGCCGTAGTCCTCGCTGACCGCGTAGAGCACATCGCCGACGATGCGCGTATCGCGCACCCAGCCGCCGAGCTTCGCCTCGCCGAGAACCTTGATATCGCCCGGATTGGTCGCGTCGAGACCGCGAACGATGGATCCGTGGAACGGCGAGCCATCCTCCATGGTTCCGTACCAGTCGGCGACGACGATGGTCGCGATGCCATTGCGGATGAACATCTCGACGGGGCTGCCGTGGATGCTGCTGCGCCCGACGAGCCGCGGCTGGTCGACGTTGCTGACGTCGAAGACCATGAGCCCGCGGTAGGCATTGAGGTAGTAAAGGCGATCGCCCTCGACGCGGTAGAGATCCGTCTCCTCCACCTTGCGCGGCGGGTTGGACGCCTCGCCGCCTTTCCCGCCGCCCTGGTCGCTCGTGGGTGCCCCCGCGTCCACGCTGCCGCTGGGAGACCCAAAGGTACCGCTGGCGCCGGGTGGGGCCGAGATGAAGTCGGATTGCCCCGGGTTCCGGTCCTCCTCCGGTCCCGAATGGCTCGAGGAGGAACACGCCGGCACGGCGACGGCGCCGCCGACGAGGGCAAGCAAGGAAGCCAAAGGAAGAAAGGGGCGGGAACGGGTAGGACGCATACCGATCGGTAAGAGCACGGTGTGTGCCGCACGCATCGGAACGTGGTTTGAAGCCTATTTTCCCGGCCGGGGTTCTGGCGGAGGCGGGGCACGGCAACCCGATCTGTGCCAGATGGCACATCTCGTTCTGCTCCCTCCCGGCTCCTCTGGAACCTCGGGAGCGGGAGCCGGATCGGCGACGATGCGCTAAGAATTCCAAGATGAAGGCGCGAATTCGGCAGTGGGCCATGATCATCGCGTGCGTCGGGTTGGCCACGTGCTCGAACCTCGACAACATCGACGTCGATGCGGAAGGCCAAGGCACGATCCCGGCGGCGACGCCGCTGGAGAAGCTGCTGTCCAACTTCGACCTGGGGGGGTTCAACAACATCGACTTCTCGCAGAGCTTCAAGAACCAAGGCGCGTCGAAGGATGACGTCGACTCGGTCCGCGTGAAGTCGTTCGAACTGAGCATTCCCGCGCCGCCGGGTCAGACGTTCGACTTTCTCCAATCGGTCGCGTTCTACGCGGAGGCCAGCGGGCACCCGCGCGTGCGCATCGCGCACCTCGACACGGTACCGAAGGGTGCCTCGTCGCTGCAGGTGTCGGTCGATCCCGGCGTGGAGTTGAAGCCCTACGTGGTGGCCCCCCAAATGAGCATCACCACCCAGGCGAGCGGCTCACGTCCGGATCAGGAAACCACGGTGAAGGCCGACGTGAGGCTCGACGTCGATATCCACACGGGCTGTGAGTAGGCGTTGTGAGTAGGTGCTCACGGACGGGGCAGTAGCTCGCACGACTGAAGACGCGCCGCGACATGACCGCCGGCCGGGGTGACGAAGCCGGTGACCGTGGCCGGCTGCCCGACGATGAGATTGCCGGCCTGCTCTGGCGGAAGCGTGCAGACCACTGCGCCCAATCGGTCGTGCAGCACCACGCGCTCACCCGCTACTTCCCGCACGATCCCCATCACTTTGAAAAGCTGCCCCGTGTACTTGGCATTCGCCTTTCCCGGGTCGTCCGTGAAGTCCTTAATGAACTCCATCATATCGAGCTGCGGCGCCGCCGCCCGATCGAAGGCTTTGTCGACGGCGCCGTGGGCGGACGCGGCCGCCAGCGCCTTGGCTGCGCCCAAGCCCGCTTTCTTGTCCTCGCAGCCGTCGCACCCCGCAACGGAAACGAACGACGCGACGAGCATCAGCCAGGCATACCGTGGGCGCGGATTCCCCATGTTGGCCGCGAGTCTATTCGAATTGAAAGCACTTGCGGTGGAGGAGTCTTCGCTCAATGTAAATTTCGACATGCTCGAGAGGACCTTTGCTGCCGTACGTGGTCGCTCGAAGGGGCCCCCTTCCCTGCCTCGCCGCCAGGCGCCGCCGGGACAAGCCGGCCGCAATACCCCCGTTGGCCATGTCAGCCGCGTGTTTCGCGACGTGTACGAGGCGGAACGTTTGAGCGCGGGGGCCATTCCCTTGGCCCGCAAACAGGAAGCCCTTCGTGCGCTGGCCGACGCGGCCTTCGCACGGCTCGGCAAGGAGGCGCGCCGGCGCGGCCTTTCGCTCCAAAACGACGTGGACGAGGCCCTCGCCGCCCCGTGCGATCCCGAGCGCATCCTCAAGGTGCTGCTTCATCTGATCGAAAACGCCATCGGCGCCTGCAAGGAGCACGGGCAGGTGGTCGTCGATGCCCGCCCCATCGAAAACGGCGTGGTCATCTCCGTACGGGACGAAGGCACCGGGCTCGATCCACGAGCATGGCCCTACCTCTTTCGCGAAGGATGGAAGGATCCGAGCCGCAAGGGAGAAGGCTTGGGCCTCACTGTTTCCAAGGCCATCGTGCACGCCCACGGCGGCAAAATCTGGTGCGAAAGCGCTCTCGGACGGGGGACGACGTTTCGGTTCACGCTGCCCAACGAGAAGAAGAAGATCGAGCCGGTGCCGGAGCACGAGCCGGTGCACGAGCACGTGTAGGAGTACGTTCTCCCGCCCGATCTTCTCCCCTCCCCCAACGCATCACCGAGGTGATACCGTGATCGAGCTTTGCCAAAAGATTCGATCGCCGAGCGTGTGGAGCGGCTGCAAATCCCGTTTAGTGCCTACGGGATCGACCCCTACGGTGTGTCGAAACGGCACCTGATACGCATCCTCACGGCGGCGAGGTTCTTCTACCGACACTACTTTTCCGTGGAGACACACGGTCTGGTGAACGTGCCGCCGCGCGGGCGGGCCATGCTCGTGGGCAATCACTCGGGCGGCATCGCCATCGATGCGGCGATGGTCTACGCCTCGATGTTCTTCGAGATGGATCCACCGCGCCTCGCGCAGGGCATGGCGGAGAAGTTCATCAACAAGATGCCCTTCGCCTCGCTCTGGTCGAGCAAGGTGGGGCATTTCACCGGCCTGCCCGAGCACGCCGAGCGCCTGCTCGAAGAAGACCGGCTGCTCATGGTCTTTCCCGAGGGCGCGCGCGGCACGGCCAAGCTTTTTCGCGAGCGCCATTCGCTCGTCGACTTCGGCACGGGCTTCGTCCGGCTCGCGCTGAAGACGAAGACGCCCATCATTCCCTTCGGCTTCCTCGGCGGCGGCGATGCGCTGCCCACCGTGAGCAACGCGTACAAACTCGGCAAGCGCCTCGGCGTCCCGTACATCCCCATCGTGCCGTATTGGCCCCCGGTGCCGCTGCCCGTGAAGCTCGAGATCCACTACGGCGCGCCCTTGGTCTTCGAGGGTACGGGAAGCGAAGACGACGAGGTCATCTTGGGCTACGTGGACGAAGTGAAGGCGAGCATCAAGCGCCTCATTCACCACGGTTTGTGCCTGCGACGCGGAGAGCCCACCGCCTCCGTGCGCTTCGGCGACGAGGATCGCGATATCCGATGAAGATCGTCATACCCGGTATCTCGGGAGGCGTCGGGCAGAAGCTCGCCTTGCACCTTCTGGCCAACGGCCACGACGTGGTCGGCATCGACGTGCGGCCTTGGACCGATGCACCCAAGGAAATCACCGTGCATCGCGTGGACATCCGCAAGCGCGCCGCGGAAGACGTCTTTCGTCGGGTGCGCCCGGAGGCGGTGGTGCACATGGCCACCGTCACGTCGTTGATGATGCGCGGCGAAGAGCGCCACCGCATCAACCTCGGCGGCACGCGTGCCGTGTTCGACCACTGCCGCGCGTATGGCGCAAAGCACTGCATCTTCGTAGGGCGTCATACGTTCTATGGAGCCGCCGCCGACTCCCCTCTCTTCCATACAGAGGACGAGCCGCCCATGGCGCTCTCCACATTCCCCGAGCTCGCCGATCTCGTTGCGGCCGATCTTTTTGCCGCAACTGCACTCTGGCGATTCCCCGAGCTCGTCACCACGGTATTACGTGTATGTTACACACTCGGCCCGACGGGTCATGGCACGTTGGCAACGTATTTGCGCGGAAGGACCGTTCCGAGTTTGCTCGGTTTTGATCCGCTATTTCAATTCATGCACGAGGATGACGTTGTGACGTCCATTGCGCTCGCGCTCGAACGTCGCATACGGGGTATTTTCAATGTCGCCGGTCCGCCGCCGGTTCCCTTCTCGGTGATCGTCCGCGAGACGGGGCGAAAACGCCTTCCATTGCCGGAGTTTCTCATCGATCGGACGCTCGGACGATGGGGCTTGCCGCGCCTGCCACGCGGCGCACTTGGTCACGTCAAATATCCCGTGGTGTTGGACTCGAGTGCATTCCGCAAAGCGACGGGCTTTCGTCATCTGTATGATGAAGTAAAGACACTCGCCGCGTTTCGTTCTGCTTTCCCTCCGCCGGTGCCCCGAGACGCGTGATACTCTAGGCCGCCTTGAGCGCCAAGAAACCCGAGAGTCTCGACGAGACCCCCGACGGCGACCGAACCCCTGAAAAACAAGGGGCAAAAGGGACTCTTGTCGTCGGTGAGATCATCGCCGGCAAGTTCCGTGTCGATCGTGTGCTCGGTCAGGGCGGCATGGGCGTCGTCGTGCTCGCGACGCACTTGGTGTTGGAAGAACAATTCGCACTGAAGCTTCTGCGGCCCGAGCTCGCGGCCGATCCGGAGATCGTCGAACGCTTCTCGCGCGAAGCGAAGGCGTGTGTACGCATCAAAAGCGAATACGTGGCGCGCGTGCACGACGTCGGTATGCGCGGCGACGGCACCCCCTTCATGGTGATGGAGTACCTCGAGGGGATCGATCTCGGCACGGCGCTGCACGAGTCGGGACCGCTGCCCATCGCCGAGGCCGTCGAATACGTCGTGCAGGCGTGCGAGGCGCTCGCGCAAGCGCATGCCATCGGCATCGTGCACCGCGACATCAAGCCGGAAAACCTCTTCATGGTGAACCAGATGGAGGGGTGGAACTCCATCAAGCTGCTCGACTTCGGTATTTCCAAGGCGATCCCCGCACCGCGCTCGCAAGACTTCCGCCCGGGAAACGTCCGCGAAACACGGATGATGGGAACGCCCCATTACATGTCGCCGGAGCAGATGCAGCAGCTCGAGACGATCGATGGCCGTTCGGACATCTGGTCGCTCGGCGTGGTGCTCTACGAGCTGCTCACGGCGCACTACGCGTGGGACGGTGCGAGCGTGCGCGAGGTGACGCAAGCCATCTTGAAGGGCAAGACGCCGCTGCTCGAAGAGTTGCGCCGCGATGCACCGCCGGGCCTCTCTCACGTGATCGAGCGCTGCCTGGAGAAGGATCCCGACTTGCGCTTCGCGAACGTGGCGGAGTTGGCCATTGCGCTCTTGCCCTTCGCGCCACGCAGGGCGCGCATCTCGGCGGAGCGTTCGGCGTCGGTGATCCGCGCCGCCGGACTATCGCGGGCGGACTTCAAGGTGCCCACGTCGATCCATCCGCCGTCGTCGCTCGCGTCGACGGGTCCGGCGATCTCGTCGGCGTCGTTTCCGGCAGTGATTTCGCGCGAGGCGCCAACGATGCCCGACGTGAGCGCGGAGCTCGCGAAGCGCGCCGCCGTGGAGAGGCGCACGCGCACCTTGCTCACGGTCGCGGCGGGCGCGGGCATCGTGGCATCGGGCCTGGCCATCGGGCTTTTGACGATGCATCCGCGGCCGGGCGACGCCGAGCGCGCCCCGGCGCCGGTCAGCGCGGTTCCCCAAGCGGGGCCTGGGGAGGCCGTCATGGCGCCGGCCACGCATCTTTTGACGGCCGCCGCGGAGCCGCCGAAGGTGAACGTCGCGCCCGCGTCCGCGGAGCTTCCCGTACCCTCCGCACCGGCGGCCACCGCGAGTGCCAAACGCCGCGGGCGCCCTCGGTTGAACGACCCGCCTTTAGGAGCGGCCCCCAAAGCGGGGCCTGGAGTGTCCAGCGCCGACGGAGGCGAGCCCGATCTCGGTTACTGATGCGCACGTACGTCCACTTCGCCTTGGCGCCGCTCGTGGCGTTCTCGTTCATCGCTTCTCCGGCACGGGCCCAACAGCCTGACGATCCGTCGGCCATCGCCGCCGCGCGCAGCCTCGGTGTCGAGGGCGTGAAGCTCGCCGACGCCGGCAATTGCTCCGAAGCCGTCCCCAAGTTGGAACGCGCGGAGGTGCTTCATCATGCGCCGACCACGTTGGGACGCCTTGGCGAATGCCAGATTGCGCTGGGCAAACTCGTGCTCGGCAGCGAGATCCTGCAGCGGGTCGTGCGCGAGCAGCTCCCGCAGAGCGCGCCCTCGGCGTTCGTCCATGCGAAGCACCGCGCGAAACGCGTGCTCGACGAGGTGCTGCCGCGCATCGCCAAGCTGCACCTTCGCGTCGAGGCGCCGCCCAACGTCACACCGGCCGCGGTACGCGTCGCGCTCGATGGCGATGCGCTCGGTGCCGAATGGATGGATATCGATCGGCCCATCGATCCCGGTGTGCACACGCTCACGGCCACGTCGGAAGGCCATGCCGATGCGAGCAGCACGGTCACCCTGGGCGATGGCGATCGCGCCGAGGTGACGCTCACGTTGACGCCGGAGCCGGAGCCCGCACCGGAGCCGCCTCCGCCCGCCGCCGAGCCGCCCCCGGCCCCGCGCGCTCCGGAGCCCGTGGCCAAGCCGCAGCCGCACCCCGCCGTCGCGACCGACGCGGAGCCGTCGAGTGCGCGCCACACGGCGGGCCTGGTGCTGCTGGGTGCATCGGGGGCGGCGTTCGTGTTCGGCGGCGTCTTCGGCCTGATGGCGCTCGACACGAAGCGCCAACTCGACGATGCGTGCGGCCCCACCAAGGTGTGCCCGGCGAACCAGCAGGATGACATCTCGGCGTTGAAGACGCAGAGCACGCTCGCCACCGTGGGGTTCGCGGCCGCGGGGGTGTCCCTCGCCGCCGGCGGGGTGCTTCTTTTGACCGAGCCGTCGGCGTCCACGTCGTCGGCGTCGAAGCGCGCGAGCGGACTCTGTATCGGCCCCACGTCGGTGTCGTGGCAGGGGCGCTTCTGAGCGGCCATGCGCACGCGCCTCGCTGTGGCCTTCGCATCCGTCGCACTCGTCGTCGGCGCAGCCTACGCCGCCGGATGCAATGTGCTGCTCGATGCCTCGAAGTACCGCGTGGGCGAAGGCACGGACGATACTGGCTTCGCCTGCACCAAGAACGACGACTGCCGGCGCGCCTTCGGTGACGATGGCATGTGCCCCGCGTCCACCCGCCGGTGTGCGCGAATTCGGTCCGCCGAATGCACCCGGGTCCTCGGTGACGCCGCGAGCGACGAGGCCATCTTCATCGGCTCGCTGTTTCCCTTCGAGCAGAGCTCCGGGGCGCCCATCGAAAATGGCGTGGAGGTCGCCCTCGAAGAGTTTCGCAGTGTGGAACTTCCCCCGGTGCCGGGCGAAACGCGGCGACGTCCCCTGGTGCTCGTCGCGTGCAACGACCAGGGCGACGGCCCGACGGCGGTGCGGGCGGCGCAGCACCTGGTCAACGACCTAGGCATCCCCGCGATCATCGGCTCGGCCTTCAGCAACGTCACCCTGCAGGTGGCCAACCAAGTCACCATTCCGAGAAGCGTCCTTCTCGTCTCGCCGTCGTCGACGAGCCCGACGCTCACGCGCCTCACGGACAACGGCCTGGTGTGGCGTACGTGCCCGTCCGACGTGATCCAAGCCGAGGCCCACCTCGCGCTGATGCCCCACCTCGAGCGCGACGCGAAGCTCGCCACCGGCGCGGAAAAGATCAAGGTGGCCGTCCTCCACAAGGGCGATCTTTACGGGCGTGGACTCGCCGAAGCCCTGAGCCCGAAGCTGGTCTTCAACGAGGCCAACGCGCTCGATCAAGTCGACAGCGGCCACTTCCTGCGCCTCGACTACGGCGACCCTCAAGACTCCGCAGCGCCGCCGGACTACGCGGCCGCGGTGCGGAACGTCGTCGCCTTCGAGCCGCACGTCGTCTTCCTCTATGGAACGACGGAGACCGTGGAGCCGCTCATCGCGCAGACGGAGGCCACGTGGCACACGTCGCTGGGGTATCGGCCCTTTTACGTGATGGGCGATGGCAGCGCCGTCCCCGAGCTGTCCGCCTACCTGGCCCGCGCCCCGGATGAAACGCGCAGGCGCATGCTCGGGACCAAACCGGGCACGGTGGGTCCGAAGTTCGAGGCCTTCAAGTCTACGTACCTCTCGCGCGTGCACGATGGCACCTCACCGGCCGCCACGTGGGCCGTCAACGCCTACGATGCGCTCTACACCGTGGCCTTCTCCATCGTCGCCGCAGGAGCCGACCCCCTGCGGGGGCCGAACCTGGCGCGGGGCCTCGAGCGGCTGGTCTCCGGGCAACGTATTTCACCAGGCTCGGCCAACCTCAACGCGGCCTTCGACCTTCTCCTGGCGGGGGCCTCGTTCGACTACGACGGGGCCTCGGGGCCGCTCGATTTCGATCGCACGACGGGCGAAGCACCGTCCGATATCTTACTTTGGTGTATGCAGCGGGACTCGGAACCGCGCATTGCGCCGGTGTATTTCAGCGCCGCCGAGGGGAAGCTGGTCGGAGGCCTGCCCGAGATTCGTGCGTTCTGCGGGTTTTGACGAACGAAACGTGGTGTAGTCTACCGCCCTCGTGCCGGCTTTGCCTCGTCTTGCTTGGGCGCTCTGCGCGCTCTCCTTCTCCTCCCTTTTCTTCGTCGCCCGCGTTTCTCGGGCCGACACCTACTCGAAGTACGAGCAGCAGACCATCGACCAGGTGCTGGAGGACATGGCGGCCAAGTCGCCGTCGGTCCGTCCCGGTCAGGCGGTGGCCGTCGATGCGGCGCCCGATGGAAAGACCATCGAGCGCATCGACATTGCCCGAATCGACGTCTTCGAGAAGCGCGATCCGGTGCCGCTCTTCCTCAACGTCTTCCACACGTTGACCAAAGAGCCGGTGATCGCGCGGGAGGTGCTCCTGCGCGAGGGACAGCCATACCGGCAAGATCTCGCCGACGAAACGCAACGCAACCTGCGGCGGCTCCCGCAGTTGTCGCTGGTCATCGTCGTCCCGCTGCAGGGCAGCTCGCCCGATCGCGTGCGGCTCTTGGTCATCACCAAGGACGTCTGGTCGCTTCGCATGGGTTTCGACATCGGTCTGAGCTCCTCGGGCCTGGAGTCGCTCTTGCTCGAGCCCACCGAGTCGAACATGGCGGGCACCCAGCAGCTCGTGCTCGGGCGATTCACCTACCGGCCCAACTCCTTCTCGCTCGGCACGGCCTACCGTGTTCCGCGCGTGCAGGGCCTATGGCTCGCGTTGAACATGGACGCAAACATCGTCGTGAACCGCGAACGCGGCACGCCCGAGGGTTCGTACGGCATCGTCTCCGCCTCGCGCCCGCTCTATTCGAAGTACACCGAGTGGTCCTGGGGTTCGCAGGTCGCGTGGCGCGACGAGGTGCTGCGCCGCTACATCGGGATCAAGGTGGCCCGCTTCAACGCGGACGCCACGCCGGGCGTGAACGACGCCATCCCGTACCAGTACCGGGGCCGCCGCTACACCTCGACGCACTCGATCACGCGTTCCTTCGGCCTCGACATCAAGAACGACTTCACCATCGGCGCGGAGATGAACCTCCGCGCCTACCGCACGGCCTTCGATGCCGACCTCCCCGACGGTGCGCCGCGTCCCGTGTTTGCGCCCGAGGCCGTGGCCGAGTTCGAGCGGCGCTTCATGCCCCGCAGCGATACCCGGGTTGGTCCCTTCCTGCAGTGGCACGGCTACACCAACCGCTTTCATCGGGTGCTCGACTTCGAGTCGCTGTCCCTGCAAGAGGACTACCGGCTCGGCCACGATCTCTGGCTGCGCGTTTACCCGGTTTCCAGCGGCCTGGGCTCGTCGCGCAGCTTTCTCGGCGTGTACGCGGCGGCGCAATACACGATTCCCTGGGGCGACGGCTTGGTGCGCGCGGCCGTGGAGGCGACCAACGAGTTCCAGTCGGACCGCATCAGCGATGCTTCGGTCGAGCTCGACCTTCGCATCTCGACGCCGCATTTCGGCTTCGGGCGGCTGGTCTTCGACTCGGTCGTGCTCAATCGGTACCGCAATTACCTGAATCGAAGGACGTTCCTCGGCGGCGATACGCGGTTGCGAGGCTTTCCCAGCTCGTACTTCGACGGGCAGGACCTCTTCGTGTCCAACGTCGAGTTCCGCACGCGCCCCATCGCGGTCTTCTCCGTCCAGCTCGCAGGCGCGCTGTTCTACGACGTGGGCAGCGCCTTCGAAGACTTCGACCACGTGAAGATGCACCAATCCGCGGGCGCAGGCTTCCGCGTCCTGTTTCCGCAGGTCGACCGCATCGTCTTTCGAGGCGACTTTGGCTTTCCCCTCGACCGCCCGGCCGGCGTGGCGCCGCTCACGTTCTTCTTCACCTTCCAGCAGGCCTTTGGCCTGCCGGGGGTGGGGACGTTGCCCGGTCAGGGCACCGCTTCGACGTGGGGGATGCTTGGACAGTAGGCAGTAGTGCGCGGGGCTAAACTGCCTTGCGGCGGAACATCGGCGCCGACGAATGCCCCTGGGCGGGACGCTTGGGGGCGCCACCCGGCGTTCGGGGCTGCTGTCCACGGAAGCCCGCCTCGGCATCCTTGGCGCCGTCCTCTTCGCCCTCGCCCTCCGCCTCGGCCGCTGCTGCGGCGGCTGCGGCGGCTGCAGCCGCGGCGGCTGCGAGCTCCGCCGAGCGCGCTGCCTCGTCCGTCGGGAGGTGGCACTTCTTGTATTTGTTTCCCGAGCCGCAGTGGCACGGGTCGTTTCTTCCGAGCTTGGT encodes:
- a CDS encoding OB-fold putative lipoprotein codes for the protein MGNPRPRYAWLMLVASFVSVAGCDGCEDKKAGLGAAKALAAASAHGAVDKAFDRAAAPQLDMMEFIKDFTDDPGKANAKYTGQLFKVMGIVREVAGERVVLHDRLGAVVCTLPPEQAGNLIVGQPATVTGFVTPAGGHVAARLQSCELLPRP
- a CDS encoding HAMP domain-containing histidine kinase, with amino-acid sequence MLAASLFELKALAVEESSLNVNFDMLERTFAAVRGRSKGPPSLPRRQAPPGQAGRNTPVGHVSRVFRDVYEAERLSAGAIPLARKQEALRALADAAFARLGKEARRRGLSLQNDVDEALAAPCDPERILKVLLHLIENAIGACKEHGQVVVDARPIENGVVISVRDEGTGLDPRAWPYLFREGWKDPSRKGEGLGLTVSKAIVHAHGGKIWCESALGRGTTFRFTLPNEKKKIEPVPEHEPVHEHV
- a CDS encoding acyltransferase family protein — its product is MPKDSIAERVERLQIPFSAYGIDPYGVSKRHLIRILTAARFFYRHYFSVETHGLVNVPPRGRAMLVGNHSGGIAIDAAMVYASMFFEMDPPRLAQGMAEKFINKMPFASLWSSKVGHFTGLPEHAERLLEEDRLLMVFPEGARGTAKLFRERHSLVDFGTGFVRLALKTKTPIIPFGFLGGGDALPTVSNAYKLGKRLGVPYIPIVPYWPPVPLPVKLEIHYGAPLVFEGTGSEDDEVILGYVDEVKASIKRLIHHGLCLRRGEPTASVRFGDEDRDIR
- a CDS encoding SDR family oxidoreductase, which gives rise to MKIVIPGISGGVGQKLALHLLANGHDVVGIDVRPWTDAPKEITVHRVDIRKRAAEDVFRRVRPEAVVHMATVTSLMMRGEERHRINLGGTRAVFDHCRAYGAKHCIFVGRHTFYGAAADSPLFHTEDEPPMALSTFPELADLVAADLFAATALWRFPELVTTVLRVCYTLGPTGHGTLATYLRGRTVPSLLGFDPLFQFMHEDDVVTSIALALERRIRGIFNVAGPPPVPFSVIVRETGRKRLPLPEFLIDRTLGRWGLPRLPRGALGHVKYPVVLDSSAFRKATGFRHLYDEVKTLAAFRSAFPPPVPRDA
- a CDS encoding protein kinase, which translates into the protein MSAKKPESLDETPDGDRTPEKQGAKGTLVVGEIIAGKFRVDRVLGQGGMGVVVLATHLVLEEQFALKLLRPELAADPEIVERFSREAKACVRIKSEYVARVHDVGMRGDGTPFMVMEYLEGIDLGTALHESGPLPIAEAVEYVVQACEALAQAHAIGIVHRDIKPENLFMVNQMEGWNSIKLLDFGISKAIPAPRSQDFRPGNVRETRMMGTPHYMSPEQMQQLETIDGRSDIWSLGVVLYELLTAHYAWDGASVREVTQAILKGKTPLLEELRRDAPPGLSHVIERCLEKDPDLRFANVAELAIALLPFAPRRARISAERSASVIRAAGLSRADFKVPTSIHPPSSLASTGPAISSASFPAVISREAPTMPDVSAELAKRAAVERRTRTLLTVAAGAGIVASGLAIGLLTMHPRPGDAERAPAPVSAVPQAGPGEAVMAPATHLLTAAAEPPKVNVAPASAELPVPSAPAATASAKRRGRPRLNDPPLGAAPKAGPGVSSADGGEPDLGY
- a CDS encoding PEGA domain-containing protein produces the protein MRTYVHFALAPLVAFSFIASPARAQQPDDPSAIAAARSLGVEGVKLADAGNCSEAVPKLERAEVLHHAPTTLGRLGECQIALGKLVLGSEILQRVVREQLPQSAPSAFVHAKHRAKRVLDEVLPRIAKLHLRVEAPPNVTPAAVRVALDGDALGAEWMDIDRPIDPGVHTLTATSEGHADASSTVTLGDGDRAEVTLTLTPEPEPAPEPPPPAAEPPPAPRAPEPVAKPQPHPAVATDAEPSSARHTAGLVLLGASGAAFVFGGVFGLMALDTKRQLDDACGPTKVCPANQQDDISALKTQSTLATVGFAAAGVSLAAGGVLLLTEPSASTSSASKRASGLCIGPTSVSWQGRF
- a CDS encoding ABC transporter substrate-binding protein, with protein sequence MRTRLAVAFASVALVVGAAYAAGCNVLLDASKYRVGEGTDDTGFACTKNDDCRRAFGDDGMCPASTRRCARIRSAECTRVLGDAASDEAIFIGSLFPFEQSSGAPIENGVEVALEEFRSVELPPVPGETRRRPLVLVACNDQGDGPTAVRAAQHLVNDLGIPAIIGSAFSNVTLQVANQVTIPRSVLLVSPSSTSPTLTRLTDNGLVWRTCPSDVIQAEAHLALMPHLERDAKLATGAEKIKVAVLHKGDLYGRGLAEALSPKLVFNEANALDQVDSGHFLRLDYGDPQDSAAPPDYAAAVRNVVAFEPHVVFLYGTTETVEPLIAQTEATWHTSLGYRPFYVMGDGSAVPELSAYLARAPDETRRRMLGTKPGTVGPKFEAFKSTYLSRVHDGTSPAATWAVNAYDALYTVAFSIVAAGADPLRGPNLARGLERLVSGQRISPGSANLNAAFDLLLAGASFDYDGASGPLDFDRTTGEAPSDILLWCMQRDSEPRIAPVYFSAAEGKLVGGLPEIRAFCGF
- a CDS encoding SEC-C domain-containing protein, producing MTATKLGRNDPCHCGSGNKYKKCHLPTDEAARSAELAAAAAAAAAAAAAAAEAEGEGEEDGAKDAEAGFRGQQPRTPGGAPKRPAQGHSSAPMFRRKAV